From a region of the Sulfuriferula plumbiphila genome:
- a CDS encoding LTA synthase family protein, translated as MGLDALGWAVVLPALVGISLSFLLERLLQPATLPLWRRPVGAVLIHLGLWLLVFCFELAVFRRPWFAAAVVSSFFLFVVLVNNAKFHSLREPFIFQDFEYFTDALKHPRLYLPFLGLGRAVIAVIVFGLVIYLGMTLEPSLTSRVEMADFIVAVLVLIIFGLALLWLGARQKLHVIFEPETDLRQLGLLASIWRYGEEERKPCCVPSVDDFAECARFSTGILPNLVVVQSESFFDARRLFAGIHPQVLHAFDTIRAAAVCEGQIEVPAWGANTVRTEFAFLSGLDAESLGVHRFNPYRKLARQGVLTLASVLKQSGYRTVCVHPYPASFYARNVVYPQLGFDEFIDIRHFENAEKTGPYIGDVALAEKVCALLEPASVQPIFVFVITMENHGPLHLEKVQPGDVTRLYSSPPPEGCDDLTVYLRHLGNADQMADMLRNRLAAMPGNGLLCWYGDHVPILPKVYAALGTPDGLTDYFIWAKNDDVANGSRLDIAVENLAALVLQKMGLLIA; from the coding sequence ATGGGGCTTGATGCGCTGGGCTGGGCAGTGGTATTACCCGCATTGGTCGGGATAAGCCTGTCATTTCTGCTTGAACGCTTGTTGCAGCCCGCAACCTTGCCGTTATGGCGACGTCCTGTAGGCGCGGTGCTGATTCATCTGGGTCTGTGGCTGCTGGTGTTTTGTTTTGAACTGGCCGTATTTCGACGCCCGTGGTTTGCTGCAGCGGTGGTGTCGTCCTTCTTTCTGTTCGTCGTATTAGTCAACAACGCTAAGTTTCATTCTCTGCGTGAGCCGTTTATTTTTCAGGATTTCGAGTATTTCACCGATGCCCTGAAGCACCCGCGCTTATATCTCCCGTTTCTGGGATTAGGCAGGGCGGTAATCGCCGTAATCGTCTTTGGTTTGGTGATTTATTTGGGAATGACGCTGGAGCCTTCTCTGACTAGCCGGGTGGAGATGGCGGATTTCATTGTTGCGGTTCTTGTGCTGATTATTTTTGGATTGGCGCTGCTTTGGCTAGGGGCGAGACAGAAGCTACATGTAATTTTTGAGCCAGAGACGGATTTACGCCAACTGGGTTTGCTGGCGAGCATTTGGCGCTATGGCGAGGAGGAGCGCAAACCCTGTTGTGTTCCTTCGGTAGACGACTTTGCAGAGTGTGCTCGATTTTCTACAGGGATTTTGCCTAATCTGGTGGTGGTTCAAAGCGAGTCCTTTTTCGATGCGCGGCGGCTGTTTGCAGGCATACACCCACAAGTGCTACACGCCTTCGACACGATAAGAGCTGCTGCCGTTTGTGAGGGACAAATCGAAGTACCCGCCTGGGGTGCCAATACGGTACGCACTGAATTTGCATTTCTGTCGGGATTGGACGCTGAATCGCTCGGTGTGCACCGATTCAATCCCTATCGCAAGCTGGCACGACAGGGTGTACTCACGCTGGCCAGTGTGCTCAAGCAATCTGGTTACCGGACAGTGTGTGTTCATCCCTACCCAGCCAGTTTCTATGCACGTAACGTGGTGTATCCCCAGCTTGGCTTCGATGAGTTCATTGATATTCGCCACTTTGAAAACGCCGAAAAAACTGGACCTTACATCGGCGATGTGGCTCTGGCCGAGAAGGTTTGCGCCTTGCTTGAGCCTGCGTCTGTGCAGCCGATTTTTGTGTTTGTTATCACCATGGAAAATCATGGACCACTGCATCTGGAAAAAGTGCAGCCGGGGGATGTAACACGTCTGTATTCCAGCCCACCCCCTGAAGGTTGCGATGACTTGACGGTTTATTTACGCCATCTGGGCAATGCAGACCAGATGGCCGATATGCTGCGCAATCGGCTAGCGGCTATGCCAGGCAATGGTTTGCTGTGTTGGTATGGTGACCATGTGCCCATTTTGCCCAAGGTTTATGCAGCGCTGGGCACCCCGGACGGACTAACGGATTATTTTATCTGGGCAAAAAATGACGATGTGGCTAATGGAAGTCGCCTGGATATTGCAGTCGAGAATCTGGCGGCGCTGGTGTTGCAGAAAATGGGGTTGCTCATTGCGTAG
- a CDS encoding SDR family NAD(P)-dependent oxidoreductase, translated as MTKSVISQTVLITGASGSIGGALAEIYAEPGNILILQGRNAARLAELASICEEKGARVLTKVLDVRNRAELAAWLGEISRQETLDLVIVNAGVNTNIGADGAGERWADVEALVEINVLAAMATVDAVLPAMRARGQGQIALMSSLAAYFGLPVTPSYSASKAAMKAYGEALRGWLAPEGLHINVVMPGYVESQMCRDMPGPKPFLWTADKAARVIKRGLARNQPRISFPFPLNLGTWCLSILRPGISERILRLLNYGA; from the coding sequence GTGACCAAATCTGTAATTTCCCAAACCGTGTTAATTACCGGCGCTAGCGGCAGTATCGGTGGCGCTTTGGCCGAGATTTATGCGGAACCCGGCAACATCCTTATTCTGCAAGGGCGCAATGCTGCTCGCCTGGCGGAACTGGCGAGTATCTGCGAGGAGAAAGGCGCACGCGTGCTCACCAAGGTGCTGGATGTGCGCAATCGGGCTGAACTCGCTGCCTGGCTCGGTGAGATTAGTCGGCAGGAAACGCTGGATTTGGTCATCGTGAATGCAGGCGTGAATACCAATATCGGCGCAGATGGCGCAGGTGAGCGCTGGGCTGATGTTGAAGCGCTGGTCGAAATAAATGTGCTGGCGGCGATGGCCACGGTGGATGCAGTGCTGCCAGCGATGCGTGCGCGTGGGCAAGGTCAGATTGCCCTGATGAGTTCGCTGGCTGCCTATTTTGGGCTGCCAGTAACGCCCAGCTATAGCGCCAGCAAAGCGGCGATGAAAGCTTATGGTGAGGCCTTGCGCGGATGGCTGGCACCCGAGGGTCTTCATATCAATGTGGTGATGCCAGGCTATGTGGAATCGCAAATGTGTCGCGACATGCCGGGGCCCAAGCCGTTTTTGTGGACGGCTGACAAGGCTGCCCGAGTAATCAAGCGTGGCCTGGCACGTAATCAGCCGCGCATCAGTTTCCCGTTCCCACTGAATCTGGGGACATGGTGTTTGTCGATACTGCGCCCAGGCATTTCGGAGCGTATTTTACGGTTGTTAAATTATGGGGCTTGA
- a CDS encoding capsule biosynthesis protein, producing the protein MNFNGGDAAYWGLRAAWSYRGSVDGLCDYLAKKYHRFGITDQILFGDSRPIHRPAVNLAEKCGIRTHVFEEGYFRPYWVTLEREGVNGHSLLPRDPDWFWQVGEHLPDYGDGEPFASPFWLRAAYDVGYHVASASNPVLYPGYRIHAPVHAAVEYAGYVRRFTKLRFVRGRDRARVNALVSGSTPYFLLPLQLNSDAQIRDHSRFEDMAGLMEYVMESFARHTPGDVRLVIKNHPLDMGLVNYPRIIAQLERRFSLAGRIDYLESGDLMGLIQHARGVVTVNSTVGALSVGLGCPTIGLSDSIYNLPGLTFQGHLDEFWRDGVKPDAELFRRFRNTVIHTTQVNGGFYSRQGIALAVANCRRMLEPEHLPLEELL; encoded by the coding sequence GTGAATTTCAACGGCGGGGATGCGGCTTACTGGGGTTTGCGGGCAGCTTGGTCTTACCGGGGCAGTGTCGATGGTTTGTGTGATTATCTGGCCAAAAAATACCACCGCTTCGGAATTACCGATCAGATCCTGTTCGGCGATAGTCGCCCCATACATCGACCGGCGGTAAATCTGGCGGAGAAATGCGGTATCCGCACGCATGTGTTTGAAGAGGGCTATTTCCGCCCTTATTGGGTGACGCTGGAACGCGAAGGGGTGAATGGGCATTCCTTGCTGCCGCGTGACCCGGACTGGTTTTGGCAGGTGGGTGAGCATTTGCCAGATTACGGCGACGGCGAGCCTTTTGCCTCGCCATTCTGGCTGCGTGCCGCATACGATGTGGGCTACCACGTGGCGAGTGCCAGCAATCCTGTGTTGTATCCAGGCTATCGTATTCACGCACCAGTTCATGCCGCTGTCGAGTATGCCGGATATGTGCGGCGCTTCACCAAGCTGCGCTTTGTACGAGGGCGCGACAGGGCACGTGTGAATGCGCTGGTGAGCGGTTCAACACCCTATTTTCTGCTGCCTTTGCAGCTGAACAGTGATGCGCAGATTCGTGATCATTCGCGCTTCGAGGATATGGCTGGGCTGATGGAATATGTGATGGAATCCTTTGCCCGGCATACACCGGGCGATGTGCGTTTGGTCATCAAGAACCATCCGCTGGATATGGGGCTGGTGAACTATCCGCGCATCATCGCTCAGCTTGAGCGGCGTTTTAGCCTTGCCGGCCGTATTGATTACCTGGAGAGCGGCGATCTGATGGGCTTGATACAACATGCGCGCGGTGTGGTGACGGTGAACAGCACGGTGGGCGCGCTGTCGGTAGGCTTGGGGTGCCCGACAATCGGCTTGAGCGATTCGATCTATAACCTGCCAGGGCTCACATTCCAGGGGCATCTGGATGAATTTTGGCGCGATGGCGTGAAGCCGGATGCCGAACTGTTTCGCCGCTTTCGCAATACCGTGATTCACACTACACAGGTAAATGGCGGGTTTTATTCTCGCCAAGGGATCGCGCTGGCAGTGGCAAATTGCCGACGCATGCTGGAGCCAGAACACTTGCCATTGGAGGAATTGTTGTGA
- a CDS encoding capsular polysaccharide export protein, LipB/KpsS family translates to MDELASAGSREFPTVVYAWDFSRWKKPVVRQFFEGSRVVFVRRASQVKPGSTLALWGCRPVPDNLPDGVRIIRLEDGFLRSVGLGADLIRPLSWVIDTCGIYYDATRPSDLEILLQTTEFTSGLLIRAASFRERVVSSGLTKYNVGSRSWQRPQSDKRVILVPGQVESDASLAFGAPGIRSNLGLLHAVRQAHPHAWLVYKPHPDVLAGLRAKGKGEDEAAAWCDEQVTDVSMGELLSRVDEVHVLTSLAGFEALLRGRAVTCYGQPFYAGWGLTTDLLAVPRRTRQLSLDELVAGVLLLYPAYVGLGSGRCTTAESALDELVTWRASVGDHVTWWRKLFRVILRRIVGVR, encoded by the coding sequence ATGGATGAACTGGCAAGCGCTGGCAGCAGGGAGTTTCCCACAGTGGTGTATGCCTGGGATTTTTCGCGCTGGAAAAAGCCGGTTGTGCGGCAGTTTTTTGAGGGCTCGCGCGTAGTGTTCGTGCGTCGTGCGTCGCAAGTTAAGCCCGGCAGTACGCTGGCGCTCTGGGGTTGCCGGCCAGTCCCGGATAATTTGCCGGATGGGGTGCGAATTATCCGCCTGGAGGATGGTTTTTTACGTTCAGTGGGCTTGGGCGCCGACTTGATTCGACCGCTGTCATGGGTGATCGATACCTGTGGCATTTATTACGACGCCACACGGCCATCCGACCTTGAGATTTTGCTACAAACGACGGAATTTACCTCGGGTTTGCTGATACGTGCGGCCAGCTTTCGCGAGCGTGTGGTCAGCAGCGGGCTGACCAAATATAACGTTGGCAGTCGCAGCTGGCAGCGGCCGCAGAGCGACAAGCGGGTGATTCTGGTACCGGGGCAGGTAGAGAGTGATGCTTCGCTGGCCTTTGGCGCGCCAGGAATACGCAGCAATCTCGGACTGCTGCATGCGGTGCGGCAGGCCCATCCGCATGCATGGCTGGTGTATAAACCGCACCCGGATGTGCTGGCGGGTTTGCGTGCCAAGGGCAAAGGCGAGGATGAAGCGGCTGCCTGGTGTGATGAGCAGGTGACTGATGTATCCATGGGAGAGCTTCTGTCGCGAGTGGACGAGGTACATGTGCTAACTTCGTTGGCGGGTTTTGAGGCTCTGTTACGGGGCAGGGCGGTAACGTGTTATGGCCAGCCGTTTTATGCTGGCTGGGGCTTGACCACCGACTTGCTAGCCGTGCCACGCCGAACGCGGCAATTATCGCTGGATGAATTAGTGGCAGGCGTCTTGCTGCTGTATCCGGCTTATGTGGGATTGGGGAGTGGACGGTGTACCACGGCAGAGTCGGCGCTGGATGAGCTTGTCACCTGGCGCGCCAGCGTGGGAGATCATGTAACCTGGTGGCGTAAGTTATTCCGTGTGATTCTGCGTCGCATAGTCGGGGTGCGGTGA
- a CDS encoding glycosyltransferase family 4 protein translates to MIDVTRLVDRFMRGRLPTGVDRVGLAYVHHYGHRAQAVVRWAGHSWVLPRAQSDKLFEWLFAPTTGRTAVRHIASGMLAGWNAQGVAGRFLFNTGHSGLERVVYPAMLRRMQVKPLFLVHDLIPITHPEYCRAGEDARHISRMNNVLALASGVITNSQATLGQLALFARHSGQAMPPSVAVLLAPGMLAATAGARPMEAPYFVILSTIEPRKNHWLLLQVWRRLVERLGAQAPRLVVIGQRGWECENVVDLLERCAPLRGFVSEHSSCSDAELVTYLHHAQALLFPSFVEGYGMPLVEALALGVPVIASDLPVFREIAAGIPEYVDPLDGKRWGELVMEYAQPQSQSRAAQLVRLADFKVPGWPDHFAKVDALLTQLSESEQHG, encoded by the coding sequence TTGATCGACGTTACTCGCCTGGTGGATCGCTTTATGCGAGGGCGACTGCCGACAGGGGTGGATCGGGTAGGTCTGGCCTACGTGCATCACTATGGACACCGGGCGCAGGCGGTAGTGCGCTGGGCTGGGCATAGCTGGGTGTTGCCGAGGGCGCAATCTGACAAGTTATTTGAATGGCTGTTTGCACCCACCACGGGGAGAACTGCCGTGCGCCATATCGCCAGCGGGATGCTTGCAGGCTGGAACGCGCAGGGGGTGGCTGGCCGTTTCCTGTTTAATACTGGGCATAGCGGGCTGGAACGCGTTGTCTATCCGGCCATGCTCAGGCGGATGCAGGTCAAGCCGCTGTTTCTGGTACATGATTTGATCCCGATTACTCACCCGGAATACTGCCGGGCAGGGGAAGATGCGCGACACATTTCCCGTATGAATAATGTGCTGGCGCTTGCGAGTGGTGTGATTACCAATTCGCAGGCGACGCTGGGTCAGCTTGCGCTATTCGCCCGTCACTCCGGCCAGGCTATGCCACCCTCAGTCGCGGTTTTATTGGCGCCGGGCATGTTGGCCGCTACCGCAGGGGCGCGGCCTATGGAAGCGCCTTATTTTGTGATTTTGAGCACTATAGAGCCACGCAAAAATCATTGGCTGCTGCTGCAAGTCTGGCGGCGCCTGGTCGAGCGTTTGGGTGCGCAAGCGCCGCGCCTGGTGGTGATCGGTCAGCGTGGTTGGGAATGTGAAAACGTGGTGGATTTGCTCGAGCGTTGCGCGCCGCTGCGAGGTTTCGTGAGCGAACATTCAAGTTGTTCGGATGCGGAGCTGGTGACTTATTTGCACCACGCGCAGGCCTTGCTTTTCCCGTCATTTGTCGAGGGCTATGGCATGCCACTGGTGGAGGCGCTAGCACTTGGGGTGCCGGTGATTGCGAGCGATCTGCCGGTATTCAGGGAAATTGCAGCGGGAATTCCCGAATATGTTGATCCGCTGGACGGCAAGCGTTGGGGTGAGCTGGTGATGGAATATGCCCAGCCACAGAGTCAATCAAGAGCGGCCCAATTGGTGCGTCTGGCAGATTTCAAGGTGCCGGGCTGGCCAGATCATTTTGCCAAGGTGGATGCGTTGTTGACGCAATTGAGTGAGTCCGAACAGCATGGATGA
- a CDS encoding HepT-like ribonuclease domain-containing protein yields MTKDRSVYIRHIYDCIGWIKEYVQEGKEAFLQDRKTQDAVIRNLEVIGQAVKDLGTDSLTASHPETPWPQIAATRNFLAHQYLGVDLTLIWNIVEQHLPKIEQQIIAISNDEGIDLNAPNTPELP; encoded by the coding sequence GTGACCAAAGACCGCTCCGTCTACATACGCCACATTTACGACTGCATCGGCTGGATCAAGGAATATGTGCAAGAAGGCAAGGAAGCCTTCTTGCAAGACCGGAAAACCCAAGACGCCGTTATCCGCAATCTCGAAGTCATCGGCCAAGCCGTCAAGGATTTAGGAACCGACAGTCTGACTGCTTCCCACCCCGAAACACCCTGGCCGCAAATCGCAGCTACCCGAAATTTTCTGGCGCACCAATATTTAGGCGTGGATTTGACGCTGATCTGGAATATCGTCGAACAGCACTTGCCTAAAATTGAACAGCAAATCATCGCGATATCCAACGATGAGGGCATCGACCTCAATGCGCCCAATACCCCCGAATTGCCTTAG
- a CDS encoding nucleotidyltransferase family protein: protein MNTLNILRSKRAEILALAAKHGASNVRLFGSVVHGEDREDSDVDFLVDMQETRSLFDLIGLQQDIEKAIGRRVDVLTPNGINRYLKDRILHEAAPL from the coding sequence ATGAACACACTCAATATCCTACGAAGCAAAAGAGCCGAAATCCTGGCGCTTGCTGCCAAGCATGGGGCAAGCAATGTCCGCCTGTTCGGTTCAGTTGTTCATGGTGAAGACCGAGAAGACAGCGACGTGGATTTTCTGGTGGACATGCAGGAAACCCGCAGCCTGTTCGACTTGATCGGCCTGCAGCAGGACATTGAAAAGGCAATTGGCAGAAGAGTTGACGTGCTTACTCCCAACGGCATCAATCGTTATCTGAAAGACCGCATCCTCCACGAGGCTGCGCCACTGTGA
- a CDS encoding polysaccharide biosynthesis/export family protein, with amino-acid sequence MKTIKNSTFGGVRSLFATAVAAGILGGCATYPSWIPSSGPSREQVLEHHDTKGIDGIQVVDVDEAVARKLLANQKKTLFSDSFGGAVRSGYLIGAGDVIEVSVWEAPPATLFGGVAIDPRTGPATTRVTTFPEQMVSSDGMINIPFAGLIASAGRTPEQIEGEIAQRLKGKANQPQVLVRVIHNNTANVTVVGEVASSTRMPLTARGERLLDALAAAGGVRQSVNKMTLQVTRGDKVQALPLDTIIRDPKQNIVLQPGDVITALYQPLSFTVLGATGKNEEINFEAQGISLAQALARAGGLQDARADARAVFVFRFEDSKALDWATPPKITPDGKVPVIYQVDLKDPASFFVAQSFPVDNKDVLYVSNAPGADLQKFLNIVLSAAYPIINVINLKPAGL; translated from the coding sequence TTGAAAACAATCAAAAACAGTACTTTTGGTGGGGTGCGATCACTGTTCGCTACTGCGGTTGCTGCAGGCATACTTGGCGGTTGCGCCACTTACCCAAGCTGGATTCCGTCTTCCGGCCCCAGCCGTGAGCAGGTACTGGAACACCACGACACAAAGGGTATTGATGGTATCCAGGTGGTGGATGTGGATGAGGCGGTGGCGCGCAAGTTGCTCGCCAATCAGAAAAAGACTCTTTTTTCTGATTCGTTTGGTGGGGCTGTGCGCTCGGGTTATCTCATTGGCGCGGGAGATGTGATTGAGGTATCGGTGTGGGAAGCGCCACCGGCTACACTGTTTGGTGGGGTGGCGATAGATCCGCGCACAGGGCCTGCAACCACGCGAGTGACGACCTTTCCCGAACAGATGGTCAGTAGCGACGGCATGATCAATATTCCTTTTGCCGGGCTAATTGCGTCTGCTGGCCGCACCCCCGAGCAGATTGAAGGGGAGATTGCCCAGCGCCTCAAGGGCAAGGCCAACCAGCCGCAGGTTCTGGTGCGTGTAATCCACAATAACACGGCCAATGTAACGGTAGTGGGCGAGGTGGCTTCGAGTACACGTATGCCGCTGACGGCGCGCGGTGAGCGGCTGCTGGATGCGTTGGCGGCGGCGGGCGGGGTGCGCCAGTCGGTGAACAAGATGACGCTGCAGGTGACGCGAGGCGACAAGGTGCAGGCGTTGCCACTGGATACGATTATTCGCGACCCGAAGCAGAATATTGTGTTGCAGCCGGGGGATGTGATTACGGCGCTGTATCAGCCGCTGAGTTTTACCGTGCTCGGTGCGACTGGCAAAAATGAAGAAATCAATTTCGAGGCGCAGGGGATTTCGCTGGCGCAGGCGCTGGCCAGGGCGGGTGGCTTGCAGGATGCGCGTGCCGATGCACGCGCGGTGTTTGTCTTCCGCTTCGAAGACAGCAAAGCACTGGATTGGGCAACGCCGCCGAAGATCACCCCGGATGGCAAGGTGCCGGTGATTTATCAGGTGGATTTGAAAGACCCCGCCAGCTTTTTTGTCGCGCAGAGCTTTCCGGTGGATAACAAGGATGTGCTGTATGTCTCCAATGCGCCAGGGGCGGACTTGCAGAAATTCCTGAATATTGTGTTGTCAGCGGCTTATCCGATTATCAACGTGATTAACCTTAAGCCTGCAGGGCTTTAA
- a CDS encoding glycosyltransferase family protein has protein sequence MANSPKRSDSLSNTDRQLLIDVSAIAQADAGTGIQRVVRNLYQALLAAPPEGYRICPVAATRKQFYAYLPTGFLQQPARSASAPIQVCAGDIFLGLDLSAHIVPHHMPALFRWKQQGVRMSFVIYDLLPVLEPAWFNPKATRQEVIAYFGWPSERVTAIHLGVSPMFAPRTSTELTPALRRYGLNPGAYTLCVSSSAR, from the coding sequence TTGGCCAACTCACCCAAACGATCCGACAGCCTGAGCAATACCGACCGGCAGCTATTGATTGACGTATCCGCCATTGCCCAAGCTGACGCTGGTACCGGCATACAGCGTGTGGTGCGCAACCTGTATCAAGCGCTGCTTGCAGCCCCGCCCGAGGGGTACCGGATTTGCCCCGTGGCCGCCACGCGTAAACAGTTTTACGCCTATCTGCCGACAGGCTTCCTCCAGCAGCCAGCCCGTAGCGCATCCGCGCCGATACAAGTTTGCGCAGGCGATATCTTTTTGGGTCTCGATCTGTCGGCGCATATTGTGCCGCACCACATGCCAGCATTGTTCCGCTGGAAACAGCAAGGCGTGCGCATGAGTTTCGTCATCTACGACCTCTTGCCTGTGCTTGAACCTGCCTGGTTCAACCCCAAAGCCACGCGGCAGGAAGTAATCGCGTATTTCGGTTGGCCGAGTGAGCGTGTCACCGCGATACACTTGGGGGTTTCTCCTATGTTCGCACCGCGTACATCAACGGAGTTGACGCCTGCGTTGCGCCGTTACGGCTTGAACCCTGGCGCTTATACTTTGTGTGTTTCTAGCAGCGCACGCTAA
- a CDS encoding ABC transporter ATP-binding protein, whose protein sequence is MLELIDICKSYPIHHGKDKRPVLKNVNLRIERGEKWGILGRNGAGKSTLIRIISGADKPHSGHIKQDMSVSWPLAFGATFQGSLTGRDNTRLISRVYDVDFEKTLALVEDFAELGAYLNEPVKSYSSGMASRLAFAISMSIEFDCFLIDEGMSVGDHRFHQKCNIELFEKRADRAMIIVAHQTGLIRAHCDHAAVLDNGHLTVCNTVDEAIDIYESL, encoded by the coding sequence ATGCTGGAATTGATTGACATTTGTAAATCTTACCCAATTCATCATGGCAAGGACAAGCGCCCTGTTTTGAAAAATGTCAATCTCAGAATAGAGCGCGGTGAAAAATGGGGCATTCTTGGGCGCAATGGTGCGGGTAAATCTACCCTCATTCGCATTATCAGCGGGGCAGACAAGCCGCACAGTGGTCACATTAAACAGGATATGTCCGTTTCTTGGCCCCTGGCTTTTGGCGCGACATTCCAGGGTAGCTTAACGGGTAGAGATAACACTCGCCTGATTTCCCGTGTATACGATGTCGATTTCGAAAAAACACTTGCCTTGGTTGAAGATTTTGCCGAATTGGGCGCCTATCTGAATGAGCCTGTGAAGAGCTATTCATCAGGCATGGCTTCGAGATTGGCATTTGCTATTTCAATGTCGATTGAGTTTGATTGTTTTTTGATTGATGAAGGCATGTCAGTCGGAGATCACCGATTTCACCAAAAATGCAATATTGAATTGTTTGAAAAACGGGCGGATCGCGCCATGATTATTGTGGCACATCAAACCGGTTTAATCCGCGCACACTGTGATCATGCGGCTGTGCTGGATAATGGTCATTTAACAGTTTGCAATACTGTTGATGAAGCGATTGATATTTATGAGTCACTTTGA
- a CDS encoding ABC transporter permease, protein MIDKSTPSFMHQLRIQGRVIWALILREMITRYGREGIGVLWFIAEPAMFVVGVMVIFSNLHSANAGLSVAEYLAVSYPTILLWRNGTGRVQKSLEINRALLHHKPIRPIDIIYSRIILEFSTAAAAFIVLFIIFVAVGICQMPSDILTMTLGYLLILWFSFAFVMIMAALSELSEAVERTSHIVLYLMLPFSGVFVAAYMVPQQLRDYLLLFPLVNAVEYFHHGYYGSRMLTYYHIGYTVVMILAMTFIGLVLTQVAIKRVQAS, encoded by the coding sequence ATGATCGATAAATCCACACCCAGTTTTATGCACCAGCTCCGCATACAGGGGCGGGTGATCTGGGCGCTCATTTTACGAGAGATGATCACCCGTTATGGCCGTGAAGGCATCGGCGTGCTGTGGTTTATTGCCGAGCCTGCTATGTTTGTTGTGGGTGTAATGGTAATTTTTTCCAACCTGCATTCGGCCAATGCAGGGCTATCAGTCGCTGAGTACCTGGCGGTGAGCTACCCAACCATCCTGCTATGGCGTAATGGCACAGGCCGTGTTCAAAAATCATTGGAAATCAATCGTGCCTTGTTACACCACAAGCCCATCAGGCCAATTGATATTATTTATTCACGCATCATTTTAGAATTCTCTACCGCAGCAGCTGCGTTTATTGTCTTGTTTATCATATTTGTAGCAGTGGGTATTTGCCAAATGCCCTCAGATATTTTAACAATGACATTGGGATATTTGTTGATTTTGTGGTTCTCGTTTGCATTTGTGATGATTATGGCCGCTCTGTCTGAATTAAGCGAAGCTGTCGAGCGCACATCACATATCGTTTTGTATTTGATGCTGCCATTTTCGGGCGTGTTTGTTGCTGCCTATATGGTGCCGCAGCAGCTAAGAGATTATTTGCTGTTATTCCCGTTGGTGAATGCAGTAGAGTATTTTCATCATGGATATTATGGTTCGAGAATGCTTACCTACTATCATATCGGGTATACGGTAGTTATGATTCTTGCGATGACTTTTATTGGCTTGGTATTAACCCAGGTCGCAATCAAACGGGTGCAAGCCTCGTGA